From Pyrenophora tritici-repentis strain M4 chromosome 1, whole genome shotgun sequence, the proteins below share one genomic window:
- a CDS encoding UbiE, Methylase involved in ubiquinone-menaquinone biosynthesis has protein sequence MQASRQRIARQLLAGGKRRDSYRCFSCSARRNQEQPPKSTRPQDGGNQQTTHFGFETIAEALKEQRVGAVFSSVASSYDSMNDFMSLGIHRLWKDHFVRNLNPGRNPLSSPTASPGMTILDIAGGTGDIAFRMLDHASTINHDAHTTVTVADINPDMLAEGKKRSLQTPYAHSPRLTFVEANAEKLDMIPDSSIDLYTVAFGIRNFTHKEVALKEAFRVLKPGGVFACLEFSKVNNALFDAVYQRWSFGAIPLIGQVVAGDRESYQYLVESIARFPSQEEFSGMIREAGFLVPGKGWEDLTMGIAAIHKGVKPVAGGKGV, from the exons ATGCAGGCTTCACGACAGAGGATAGCGAGGCAATTGCTCGCTGGGGGTAAGAGGAGGGACAGTTATAGATGTTTCTCGTGTTCTGCGCGGCGGAATCAGGAACAACCCCCAAAGTCAACAAGACCGCAAGATGGAGGAAATCAGCAGACGACGCATTTCGGCTTCGAAACAATTGCTGAAGCATTGAAAGAACAGAGAG TCGGCGCAGTCTTCTCCTCCGTCGCCTCCTCATACGACTCAATGAACGACTTCATGTCCCTAGGAATCCACCGCCTCTGGAAAGACCACTTCGTCCGCAACCTAAACCCGGGCCGAAACCCTCTCTCCTCCCCCACCGCCTCCCCCGGCATGACTATCCTCGACATCGCCGGCGGCACTGGTGACATCGCCTTCCGCATGCTCGACCACGCTTCAACAATAAACCACGACGCCCACACCACCGTCACCGTCGCCGACATCAACCCGGACATGCTCGCCGAAGGAAAAAAACGCTCCCTACAAACCCCCTACGCCCACTCCCCTCGCCTCACTTTCGTCGAAGCAAACGCTGAGAAACTAGACATGATACCAGACTCCAGCATCGACCTATACACCGTCGCCTTCGGCATCAGAAACTTCACGCACAAGGAAGTCGCCCTGAAAGAAGCGTTCCGCGTGTTGAAACCCGGCGGTGTATTCGCGTGCTTGGAGTTTAGCAAAGTGAATAATGCGTTGTTTGATGCCGTGTACCAAAGGTGGAGTTTTGGTGCTATCCCGCTGATTGGACAGGTTGTTGCGGGCGATAGGGAGAGTTATCAGTATCTGGTGGAGAGTATTGCGAGGTTTCCGAGTCAAGAGGAGTTTAGCGGGATGATTAGAGAGGCGGGGTTTTTGGTGCCGGGGAAGGGGTGGGAGGATTTGACCATGGGGATTGCGGCGATTCATAAGGGGGTTAAGCCTGTTGCGGGTGGGAAGGGGGTGTAG